The following are from one region of the Spodoptera frugiperda isolate SF20-4 chromosome 20, AGI-APGP_CSIRO_Sfru_2.0, whole genome shotgun sequence genome:
- the LOC118262128 gene encoding adult-specific cuticular protein ACP-20-like, translated as MHQSTIDFPIISTTANKIYLPKMFSKVFCVVAIVASLEAVYGHGHGFSSQFIHRHDGPAEVVHVAGHDGGHGGHGGHGHGHGHDGGHGYVDYHAYPKYEFGYKVEDPHTGDIKSQHEHRDGDVVKGYYALHQPDGSVRHVEYHGDKHSGFHADVKHSTHHIVPHHKDHY; from the exons ATGCATCAGTCAACTATTGATTTTCCTATCATTAGCACAACAgctaataaaatctatttacccAAAATGTTCTCCAag GTCTTCTGTGTCGTAGCTATCGTAGCTTCCCTAGAAGCGGTGTACGGCCATGGTCATGGTTTCTCCTCCCAGTTCATCCACCGTCACGATGGTCCCGCAGAGGTCGTCCATGTCGCCGGACATGACGGCGGTCACGGCGGTCATGGTGGACATGGCCATGGTCATGGACACGATGGTGGTCATGGATACGTTGACTACCAT GCGTACCCCAAATACGAGTTCGGATACAAGGTAGAGGACCCCCACACCGGAGACATCAAGTCCCAGCATGAGCACCGTGATGGTGATGTCGTCAAGGGTTACTACGCTCTGCACCAGCCCGATGGCTCCGTCAGACACGTTGAATACCACGGTGACAAGCACTCTgg TTTCCACGCTGATGTGAAGCACAGCACCCATCACATCGTGCCCCATCACAAGGACCACTACTAA
- the LOC118261767 gene encoding histidine-rich glycoprotein-like, with protein sequence MFAKIIAAMILLAAGYCQDHHHHSISLKTVIKHETPKKVEHHTEYKAPVQAHVVQAVHAVPQYQGHVQAQGQIHHQVPKHYFVPAKEPAPVHEVIAVEAPVHYVPIVPVHHVVQQAPHVEVSHHKETQHKESHHKESHHGHHNYHVDYYAHPKYEYEYKVEDPHTGDKKYQHEYRDGDVVKGEYSLHEADGSIRTVKYTSDKKTGFNAEVLHKGNFKHDHHYHH encoded by the exons ATGTTCGCTAag ATAATCGCAGCAATGATTCTGCTGGCAGCAGGTTACTGCCAAGACCACCATCATCACTCCATCTCCCTAAAAACAGTCATCAAGCATGAAACACCAAAGAAAGTAGAACATCATACCGAATATAAGGCTCCAGTACAAGCCCATGTAGTTCAGGCAGTTCATGCTGTTCCTCAGTACCAAGGACATGTGCAAGCTCAAGGTCAGATCCACCATCAAGTTCCTAAACATTACTTCGTCCCTGCCAAAGAACCTGCACCAGTTCATGAGGTCATTGCCGTTGAAGCTCCAGTCCACTACGTCCCAATTGTTCCTGTGCATCATGTGGTTCAACAGGCTCCTCATGTTGAAGTTTCTCATCACAAGGAAACTCAACACAAGGAATCCCACCACAAAGAATCCCACCATGGTCATCACAACTACCACGTTGACTACTAC gCTCATCCCAAATACGAGTATGAGTACAAAGTGGAGGACCCTCACACCGGTGACAAGAAGTACCAACACGAGTATCGTGATGGTGATGTCGTGAAGGGCGAGTACAGTCTGCATGAAGCTGATGGCTCCATCAGAACTGTCAAGTATACCTCTGACAAGAAAACTGG tttCAACGCTGAAGTTCTGCACAAGGGCAACTTCAAACATGACCACCATTACCATCATTAA